One segment of Synchiropus splendidus isolate RoL2022-P1 chromosome 4, RoL_Sspl_1.0, whole genome shotgun sequence DNA contains the following:
- the LOC128757039 gene encoding E3 ubiquitin-protein ligase RNF19A-like isoform X1: MSSGPVMAKTFRNVPGFLHLLDLDKPPANKRTSFKSSGAHPQWQTSHVLRTSPQPSGSLHQSCCPSTSPLLFPRSSAEVAAAGRSSLQSSPDVMNSQCSTESDRSTSTSSINSSSAPKVPKKQRLSINAFVQSWWTDRIPRRKSRNQSDPSEDCVSSECALEKTHSHSPEESSSSSEEFLQCPLCLVRQKREHFPELVTCPHRSCLDCLREYLRIEILESRINIKCPECFECLNPQDIRIILEDPDLTGKYEEFMMRRFLAAEPDCRWCPAPDCGFAVIANGCASCPKITCGRSGCGTEFCYHCKQLWHPDKTCDAARQEGVQNFELRNLLSSLSSHESEGDEMKQCPRCSAFINKTDDWGCNHMVCVLCGCEFCWLCMREISDLHYLSPSGCTFWGKKPWSQKKKILSLLSTLLGAPVAITLFASLAIPSIIVGIPIYVGRKVIGYYRCKEISKCKKNVIIAGGVSLSFVASPVIAVLTVAAGVPILLVYVYGVIPVSLFRTGVFRVPTVSSKGVKIRFDGDNENTVFRAAVAAAEAQPYIPNLHHGTSVFGPAGLSTSIGGGHMDCCGASSFHHSLTLENTTTAAGNSKSGAGSKGHYSRMQVKADVKMKPCELSRDSTTVDNVSTPATAGSHDGDAALERQYSLDACVKTLRHSSSICSSDESSVSSGSVMTNSDTDLCRCLSTHCCGKDGCDSALCNSSKKRTGKLWRRSCCKRKTSPCKSQVKLGCEN, translated from the exons ATGTCTTCGGGCCCAGTGATGGCCAAGACTTTCCGTAATGTGCCTGG ATTCCTCCACCTGTTAGACCTAGATAAACCTCCTGCAAACAAAAGGACCAGCTTCAAAAGCTCTGGTGCCCACCCTCAATGGCAAACCTCACATGTCCTGCGGACCTCACCGCAACCCTCTGGATCCCTCCACCAAAGCTGTTGTCCTTCCACCTCGCCTCTTCTGTTCCCTCGGTCGTCTGCTGAGGTGGCTGCAGCTGGACGCAGCTCTCTTCAGTCCTCACCTGATGTGATGAACAGCCAGTGCAGCACAGAATCAGACCGTAGCACATCCACCTCTTCCATCAACAGCTCCTCTGCTCCAAAAGTCCCTAAAAAGCAGCGTCTGTCCATCAACGCATTTGTTCAATCCTGGTGGACTGACCGCATTCCGAGACGTAAATCCCGGAATCAGAGTGACCCCAGTGAAGACTGCGTCAGCTCAGAGTGTGCTCTTGAGAAAACCCACAGCCACTCTCCTGAGGAGTCCTCGAGTTCCTCGGAAGAATTTCTCCAGTGTCCTCTGTGCCTGGTTCGGCAGAAGCGTGAACACTTCCCAGAGCTTGTGACCTGCCCGCATCGTTCCTGCCTGGACTGCCTGAGAGAGTACCTGCGCATCGAGATCTTAGAGTCCCGGATCAACATCAAATGTCCCGAGTGCTTTGAGTGTTTGAACCCTCAGGACATCAGGATCATCCTAGAGGACCCGGACCTCACTGGGAAGTACGAGGAGTTTATGATGAGAAGGTTTTTAGCAGCTGAGCCCGACTGTCGCTGGTGCCCGGCCCCTGACTGTGG ATTTGCAGTCATCGCTAATGGCTGCGCCAGCTGTCCCAAAATCACATGCGGCCGCAGTGGCTGCGGCACTGAGTTCTGCTACCACTGCAAACAACTGTGGCATCCAGACAAGACGTGTGACGCGGCCCGGCAGGAGGGAGTGCAGAACTTCGAGTTGAGAAACTTGCTCTCTTCGCTGAGCAGCCACGAGAGCGAAG gtgatgaaatgaaacagtgCCCCCGCTGTTCTGCCTTCATCAACAAGACGGATGATTGGGGCTGCAACCACATGGTCTGTGTTTTGTGTGGTTGTGAGTTTTGTTGGCTTTGCATGAGGGAGATCTCTGACCTTCACTACCTCAG TCCATCAGGCTGCACCTTCTGGGGAAAGAAGCCCTGGAGCCAAAAGAAGAAGATCCTCTCTCTGCTCAGCACGTTGCTGGGCGCCCCTGTGGCCATCACTCTGTTCGCCAGCCTGGCGATCCCTTCAATAATCGTCGGCATCCCCATCTATGTGGGCAGAAAG GTCATCGGTTACTACAGGTGTAAGGAAATCTCCAAATGTAAGAAGAACGTAATAATAGCAGGAGGAGTTTCGCTTTCTTTTGTGGCGTCACCTGTCATCGCTGTTCTGACTGTTG CTGCCGGTGTTCCCATCTTGCTGGTGTACGTCTACGGAGTCATCCCGGTCTCACTTTTCAGGACCGGTGTTTTTCGGGTGCCCACTGTCAGCAGCAAAGGCGTCAAGATTAGATTTGACGGGGACAATGAGAACACTGTCTTCAGAGCCGCCGTGGCAG CAGCAGAAGCTCAGCCTTATATTCCTAATCTGCACCACGGAACAAGTGTCTTCGGACCCGCGGGCCTCAGCACCAGTATAGGTGGGGGTCACATGGACTGTTGTGGGGCGAGTTCcttccatcactcactcacacttgaGAACACCACCACTGCAGCTGGGAACAGCAAGTCTGGAGCTGGTTCGAAGGGTCACTACAGCAG GATGCAGGTGAAGGCAGATGTTAAGATGAAACCATGTGAGCTGAGCAGAGACTCCACCACAGTCGACAATGTGAGCACTCCAGCCACGGCAGGGTCTCATGATGGCGACGCTGCTCTGGAAAG GCAGTACAGCCTGGATGCATGTGTGAAGACGCTGAGACACTCCAGCTCCATCTGCAGTTCAGATGAATCCAGTGTCAGCAGTGGAAGTGTGATGACCAACAGCGATACAGACCTGTGCCGGTGTCTGTCCACTCACTGCTGTGGAAAAGATGGCTGCGATTCAGCTCTTTGCAATTCTAGTAAGAAGCGCACAGggaagctctggagaagatcctGTTGCAAGAGAAAAACGAGCCCTTGCAAGTCGCAGGTGAAACTGGGATGTGAGAACTGA
- the LOC128757039 gene encoding E3 ubiquitin-protein ligase RNF19A-like isoform X2, with translation MSSGPVMAKTFRNVPGFLHLLDLDKPPANKRTSFKSSGAHPQWQTSHVLRTSPQPSGSLHQSCCPSTSPLLFPRSSAEVAAAGRSSLQSSPDVMNSQCSTESDRSTSTSSINSSSAPKVPKKQRLSINAFVQSWWTDRIPRRKSRNQSDPSEDCVSSECALEKTHSHSPEESSSSSEEFLQCPLCLVRQKREHFPELVTCPHRSCLDCLREYLRIEILESRINIKCPECFECLNPQDIRIILEDPDLTGKYEEFMMRRFLAAEPDCRWCPAPDCGFAVIANGCASCPKITCGRSGCGTEFCYHCKQLWHPDKTCDAARQEGVQNFELRNLLSSLSSHESEGDEMKQCPRCSAFINKTDDWGCNHMVCVLCGCEFCWLCMREISDLHYLSPSGCTFWGKKPWSQKKKILSLLSTLLGAPVAITLFASLAIPSIIVGIPIYVGRKVIGYYRCKEISKCKKNVIIAGGVSLSFVASPVIAVLTVAAGVPILLVYVYGVIPVSLFRTGVFRVPTVSSKGVKIRFDGDNENTVFRAAVAAEAQPYIPNLHHGTSVFGPAGLSTSIGGGHMDCCGASSFHHSLTLENTTTAAGNSKSGAGSKGHYSRMQVKADVKMKPCELSRDSTTVDNVSTPATAGSHDGDAALERQYSLDACVKTLRHSSSICSSDESSVSSGSVMTNSDTDLCRCLSTHCCGKDGCDSALCNSSKKRTGKLWRRSCCKRKTSPCKSQVKLGCEN, from the exons ATGTCTTCGGGCCCAGTGATGGCCAAGACTTTCCGTAATGTGCCTGG ATTCCTCCACCTGTTAGACCTAGATAAACCTCCTGCAAACAAAAGGACCAGCTTCAAAAGCTCTGGTGCCCACCCTCAATGGCAAACCTCACATGTCCTGCGGACCTCACCGCAACCCTCTGGATCCCTCCACCAAAGCTGTTGTCCTTCCACCTCGCCTCTTCTGTTCCCTCGGTCGTCTGCTGAGGTGGCTGCAGCTGGACGCAGCTCTCTTCAGTCCTCACCTGATGTGATGAACAGCCAGTGCAGCACAGAATCAGACCGTAGCACATCCACCTCTTCCATCAACAGCTCCTCTGCTCCAAAAGTCCCTAAAAAGCAGCGTCTGTCCATCAACGCATTTGTTCAATCCTGGTGGACTGACCGCATTCCGAGACGTAAATCCCGGAATCAGAGTGACCCCAGTGAAGACTGCGTCAGCTCAGAGTGTGCTCTTGAGAAAACCCACAGCCACTCTCCTGAGGAGTCCTCGAGTTCCTCGGAAGAATTTCTCCAGTGTCCTCTGTGCCTGGTTCGGCAGAAGCGTGAACACTTCCCAGAGCTTGTGACCTGCCCGCATCGTTCCTGCCTGGACTGCCTGAGAGAGTACCTGCGCATCGAGATCTTAGAGTCCCGGATCAACATCAAATGTCCCGAGTGCTTTGAGTGTTTGAACCCTCAGGACATCAGGATCATCCTAGAGGACCCGGACCTCACTGGGAAGTACGAGGAGTTTATGATGAGAAGGTTTTTAGCAGCTGAGCCCGACTGTCGCTGGTGCCCGGCCCCTGACTGTGG ATTTGCAGTCATCGCTAATGGCTGCGCCAGCTGTCCCAAAATCACATGCGGCCGCAGTGGCTGCGGCACTGAGTTCTGCTACCACTGCAAACAACTGTGGCATCCAGACAAGACGTGTGACGCGGCCCGGCAGGAGGGAGTGCAGAACTTCGAGTTGAGAAACTTGCTCTCTTCGCTGAGCAGCCACGAGAGCGAAG gtgatgaaatgaaacagtgCCCCCGCTGTTCTGCCTTCATCAACAAGACGGATGATTGGGGCTGCAACCACATGGTCTGTGTTTTGTGTGGTTGTGAGTTTTGTTGGCTTTGCATGAGGGAGATCTCTGACCTTCACTACCTCAG TCCATCAGGCTGCACCTTCTGGGGAAAGAAGCCCTGGAGCCAAAAGAAGAAGATCCTCTCTCTGCTCAGCACGTTGCTGGGCGCCCCTGTGGCCATCACTCTGTTCGCCAGCCTGGCGATCCCTTCAATAATCGTCGGCATCCCCATCTATGTGGGCAGAAAG GTCATCGGTTACTACAGGTGTAAGGAAATCTCCAAATGTAAGAAGAACGTAATAATAGCAGGAGGAGTTTCGCTTTCTTTTGTGGCGTCACCTGTCATCGCTGTTCTGACTGTTG CTGCCGGTGTTCCCATCTTGCTGGTGTACGTCTACGGAGTCATCCCGGTCTCACTTTTCAGGACCGGTGTTTTTCGGGTGCCCACTGTCAGCAGCAAAGGCGTCAAGATTAGATTTGACGGGGACAATGAGAACACTGTCTTCAGAGCCGCCGTGGCAG CAGAAGCTCAGCCTTATATTCCTAATCTGCACCACGGAACAAGTGTCTTCGGACCCGCGGGCCTCAGCACCAGTATAGGTGGGGGTCACATGGACTGTTGTGGGGCGAGTTCcttccatcactcactcacacttgaGAACACCACCACTGCAGCTGGGAACAGCAAGTCTGGAGCTGGTTCGAAGGGTCACTACAGCAG GATGCAGGTGAAGGCAGATGTTAAGATGAAACCATGTGAGCTGAGCAGAGACTCCACCACAGTCGACAATGTGAGCACTCCAGCCACGGCAGGGTCTCATGATGGCGACGCTGCTCTGGAAAG GCAGTACAGCCTGGATGCATGTGTGAAGACGCTGAGACACTCCAGCTCCATCTGCAGTTCAGATGAATCCAGTGTCAGCAGTGGAAGTGTGATGACCAACAGCGATACAGACCTGTGCCGGTGTCTGTCCACTCACTGCTGTGGAAAAGATGGCTGCGATTCAGCTCTTTGCAATTCTAGTAAGAAGCGCACAGggaagctctggagaagatcctGTTGCAAGAGAAAAACGAGCCCTTGCAAGTCGCAGGTGAAACTGGGATGTGAGAACTGA
- the LOC128757039 gene encoding E3 ubiquitin-protein ligase RNF19A-like isoform X3: MNSQCSTESDRSTSTSSINSSSAPKVPKKQRLSINAFVQSWWTDRIPRRKSRNQSDPSEDCVSSECALEKTHSHSPEESSSSSEEFLQCPLCLVRQKREHFPELVTCPHRSCLDCLREYLRIEILESRINIKCPECFECLNPQDIRIILEDPDLTGKYEEFMMRRFLAAEPDCRWCPAPDCGFAVIANGCASCPKITCGRSGCGTEFCYHCKQLWHPDKTCDAARQEGVQNFELRNLLSSLSSHESEGDEMKQCPRCSAFINKTDDWGCNHMVCVLCGCEFCWLCMREISDLHYLSPSGCTFWGKKPWSQKKKILSLLSTLLGAPVAITLFASLAIPSIIVGIPIYVGRKVIGYYRCKEISKCKKNVIIAGGVSLSFVASPVIAVLTVAAGVPILLVYVYGVIPVSLFRTGVFRVPTVSSKGVKIRFDGDNENTVFRAAVAAAEAQPYIPNLHHGTSVFGPAGLSTSIGGGHMDCCGASSFHHSLTLENTTTAAGNSKSGAGSKGHYSRMQVKADVKMKPCELSRDSTTVDNVSTPATAGSHDGDAALERQYSLDACVKTLRHSSSICSSDESSVSSGSVMTNSDTDLCRCLSTHCCGKDGCDSALCNSSKKRTGKLWRRSCCKRKTSPCKSQVKLGCEN; the protein is encoded by the exons ATGAACAGCCAGTGCAGCACAGAATCAGACCGTAGCACATCCACCTCTTCCATCAACAGCTCCTCTGCTCCAAAAGTCCCTAAAAAGCAGCGTCTGTCCATCAACGCATTTGTTCAATCCTGGTGGACTGACCGCATTCCGAGACGTAAATCCCGGAATCAGAGTGACCCCAGTGAAGACTGCGTCAGCTCAGAGTGTGCTCTTGAGAAAACCCACAGCCACTCTCCTGAGGAGTCCTCGAGTTCCTCGGAAGAATTTCTCCAGTGTCCTCTGTGCCTGGTTCGGCAGAAGCGTGAACACTTCCCAGAGCTTGTGACCTGCCCGCATCGTTCCTGCCTGGACTGCCTGAGAGAGTACCTGCGCATCGAGATCTTAGAGTCCCGGATCAACATCAAATGTCCCGAGTGCTTTGAGTGTTTGAACCCTCAGGACATCAGGATCATCCTAGAGGACCCGGACCTCACTGGGAAGTACGAGGAGTTTATGATGAGAAGGTTTTTAGCAGCTGAGCCCGACTGTCGCTGGTGCCCGGCCCCTGACTGTGG ATTTGCAGTCATCGCTAATGGCTGCGCCAGCTGTCCCAAAATCACATGCGGCCGCAGTGGCTGCGGCACTGAGTTCTGCTACCACTGCAAACAACTGTGGCATCCAGACAAGACGTGTGACGCGGCCCGGCAGGAGGGAGTGCAGAACTTCGAGTTGAGAAACTTGCTCTCTTCGCTGAGCAGCCACGAGAGCGAAG gtgatgaaatgaaacagtgCCCCCGCTGTTCTGCCTTCATCAACAAGACGGATGATTGGGGCTGCAACCACATGGTCTGTGTTTTGTGTGGTTGTGAGTTTTGTTGGCTTTGCATGAGGGAGATCTCTGACCTTCACTACCTCAG TCCATCAGGCTGCACCTTCTGGGGAAAGAAGCCCTGGAGCCAAAAGAAGAAGATCCTCTCTCTGCTCAGCACGTTGCTGGGCGCCCCTGTGGCCATCACTCTGTTCGCCAGCCTGGCGATCCCTTCAATAATCGTCGGCATCCCCATCTATGTGGGCAGAAAG GTCATCGGTTACTACAGGTGTAAGGAAATCTCCAAATGTAAGAAGAACGTAATAATAGCAGGAGGAGTTTCGCTTTCTTTTGTGGCGTCACCTGTCATCGCTGTTCTGACTGTTG CTGCCGGTGTTCCCATCTTGCTGGTGTACGTCTACGGAGTCATCCCGGTCTCACTTTTCAGGACCGGTGTTTTTCGGGTGCCCACTGTCAGCAGCAAAGGCGTCAAGATTAGATTTGACGGGGACAATGAGAACACTGTCTTCAGAGCCGCCGTGGCAG CAGCAGAAGCTCAGCCTTATATTCCTAATCTGCACCACGGAACAAGTGTCTTCGGACCCGCGGGCCTCAGCACCAGTATAGGTGGGGGTCACATGGACTGTTGTGGGGCGAGTTCcttccatcactcactcacacttgaGAACACCACCACTGCAGCTGGGAACAGCAAGTCTGGAGCTGGTTCGAAGGGTCACTACAGCAG GATGCAGGTGAAGGCAGATGTTAAGATGAAACCATGTGAGCTGAGCAGAGACTCCACCACAGTCGACAATGTGAGCACTCCAGCCACGGCAGGGTCTCATGATGGCGACGCTGCTCTGGAAAG GCAGTACAGCCTGGATGCATGTGTGAAGACGCTGAGACACTCCAGCTCCATCTGCAGTTCAGATGAATCCAGTGTCAGCAGTGGAAGTGTGATGACCAACAGCGATACAGACCTGTGCCGGTGTCTGTCCACTCACTGCTGTGGAAAAGATGGCTGCGATTCAGCTCTTTGCAATTCTAGTAAGAAGCGCACAGggaagctctggagaagatcctGTTGCAAGAGAAAAACGAGCCCTTGCAAGTCGCAGGTGAAACTGGGATGTGAGAACTGA